GCAGTTGATAACAATCAGTAGCAGCAATAAAATAATTAATCACGAtcatatataaaaatttaaaagcTGGAGCAGAAACAAAATCGTGGTAGTTgttggaaaaaaaaattataatgcaGATCATAAAAAATAAAAGCAGTTGCTGGATCATGGTAAAAAACAGAtatgattttaaatataaaaatcaaAAGCTGCTAGTTCATgatttttgactttttatttttatttttatttgatattagtaattaatattaataataataatactaataataataattatattaataataataataatacttttaatattatgaataataaaaaaaataataacagtaGTAATAACAAAAGTAAAGCTAATTATCAAAAAAAATGttgataatactaatgttatttataataatttttataattttagtaataatgacaatactaataatgttaataatgatattagtaagcagttaatgatattaatattctaacaataatgataataatcgttataaaatgttattaataataatgatatttcattatattaatttaaatgttaagtattaataataatgttattaatattaatagaatattagtaattatattaatgataatgatgataagtataactatactaatattaatattagtaataataatactaataataataataatcaaattcatattaataaaaaaaaatgataatactgataataataataatgattgtaaatgatgtatatatacacacatatatatttacatatctttttataatcgcttgttcgtgaatcgtcggaattagtcaaatATAATTGAAATCATGTAAAGAATTTGTCTAAATtttatcagaaatttccgggttgttatacctTAGTTCCAGGTGAGGAATCTGGGTGGTCGGGGCCAGCCGTGAAAACCTTTATGCAGTTGAAGCTCTTATAGCTGCCGTACTCATAGTAAGAGCTTGGCTTTAGCAGGAAGGTGTGGGTGGTATTGACCAGGTTCACCAATGCGTTGGGCAAAACTGAAGTGCAGGAACCCTATTTCCAAATGATAAGAATGTAAATATTTGAGTATTGTATAAAGGGAGGGAATTTAATATTGCAACCAAACCTTATCCATGTCAGTCAGAAGAGATTGGGCTGTGCCATTAACTATTTGTTCTGCAGTTTCATCGAAAAGAATAATGACAGTTGCAACAGAGTCATCGGTTACATCAAACTGCAGCCTGAACCTGGAATGTTCGAATTATTTTAGAGTCGGGGTAGCCATTATTTTAAAAACAGAGGGAAATGGTGTTTACATACAAAAGTGGGTAATCcaatatatttgtattttaatatCTGGTTGTCGAATAAGGAACCTCTTTTTCATAAGAAACACACCAAAACTGGTTACCCTGACACGATATTCCCTTCCTAGAGCTGCAAATGCCGCAGCTAAAATAGTACCAGCTACTTTTGGTATGAACATTGGCAATATGAAGTGTGCATTTGAATGTATCAGCCTGATAATATAGGAAGTAGATTAAGGTGCATTTGAATGTATCAGCCTGTTAATATAGGAAGTAGATTAAGGTTAGGGAAAGAACGTTAACGTGGGTGTTTGAAAAAAAAGACTGAATACAGGAGCTAATCTACACATACTGCAGAATACTTTCGTTGGCGGGCCAGGTCAAGCAACTCAGCTAGTGTGACTTCTTTGGGTGAGCCAAGTTGATGTTCGGCTAAGCAGTCCTCGAGCACCTCCGCAAGGGCCTTTCCACTAAATAAATAAAAGTGATTTGAGTATCACATCAATATGCATCATATCTATACCTATAGTTATATATGCATTTCTGTGTGGTGGCATGTGTGTTTATAAACATGCGTCATACCTGACTTTGGACTTGAATGCTTGCAACGCTGGAATCTCGGGGTCATCCATGATCCAAGTGGGCGAAGAGCTGGAAATTGAGAGGCTGCCTGAAATGATTGTTAGGCCAAAACATGTTCACTATAAACATAATGTCGTTCACTATAAACATAATGTGTGGGCTGAATAATGGGAGTCGAGGGATAGCATACCAGAGCGACTGGTTTTCACATTGACTGAAGACAAAATAACACAATATAAGGCACTGGTTTGTAGGCCATTGTGCTAAGATATCTTTTGGACGAAAGAATGGCCTAAATTGCCCCATAGGGTTACTGGCAGCTTCTTGCCCATGGTGGTTAAAAATTGTTTGAATGAGGAGTGTTGGAAAATGAGCAATTAAACGTGCACGTAAACAATAGAGTATGAAATGATAGTATTAGAAAGGCTTGTGATAAACATGAGTCGAAGCAATGTCAGGGGCACCTTTCGTTTACAAGCTCGAAATCCAGGGTCGTGGCATCGGTTTTTTGGTCCTATGGCTTACCAACATTGAGAGCATAGCCAATCACGTCTGCAATGCATTCAACATGGATATTATATCATGTGCAAAATTTATAATGGTAACAAATAAGGGAAAAATTTACATGAGACGTTACCGACTAAATATTTGCCACCAGTGACCTCGAGATCTTCGAAATCAATACAGCTGTACGGATGATGGATGAAACCAACATTATCATTACCTACTTGTCTTCGCAGATAGGTGGGACCATGCAATTCAATCATAAGTGGGTTGTCTTTCAAAACACGGTACTCCTCTTTGTTTCGTATAACTTGGAAGTTACCAATCAAATACACAGATCCTTCTATTAGCCTTGGTATGTAACAGTGAGCAATGTTATTTTTAGCAGTGCATTGAATAACAGTCCCCTACAGAAAATGGGCGGTATCAGATAATTATCAATACGTACATATAGGTGTATTATGAAATTATATAATGGTTTAAAATAAGTAATAAACTCCAATTTTATACCTTCTTATCTGAAACGATGAAGTCGGTACTCAGATATTTGCCATAAGCAGTATATGGGTCCCAACGATGACAAACCATTATCATGACTTCAGCATCCTTGCCTTCCTCGAGTTCGTCAAGATGGATATGTGCCCTTTGTTCAACCAGTGTTGGTGGGGTTTCAATCGATTGagtgtaagaccctgtttcagtcTCAGTCATGTTCAGTGAAATAGGACGCCGTCTACTAATAAAGGACTGGACACCGTCCAGACATTTGTgatgccgtccaaatggtctgacgggccaactatgtaatttttagattttaaaaggggtatgttggtcttttcacttggtggccggttttaagccacaaatgggcaagtttg
The window above is part of the Rutidosis leptorrhynchoides isolate AG116_Rl617_1_P2 chromosome 1, CSIRO_AGI_Rlap_v1, whole genome shotgun sequence genome. Proteins encoded here:
- the LOC139889434 gene encoding uncharacterized protein, with product MTETETGSYTQSIETPPTLVEQRAHIHLDELEEGKDAEVMIMVCHRWDPYTAYGKYLSTDFIVSDKKGTVIQCTAKNNIAHCYIPRLIEGSVYLIGNFQVIRNKEEYRVLKDNPLMIELHGPTYLRRQVGNDNVGFIHHPYSCIDFEDLEVTGGKYLVDVIGYALNVVNVKTSRSGSLSISSSSPTWIMDDPEIPALQAFKSKVSGKALAEVLEDCLAEHQLGSPKEVTLAELLDLARQRKLIHSNAHFILPMFIPKVAGTILAAAFAALGREYRVRVTSFGVFLMKKRFRLQFDVTDDSVATVIILFDETAEQIVNGTAQSLLTDMDKGSCTSVLPNALVNLVNTTHTFLLKPSSYYEYGSYKSFNCIKVFTAGPDHPDSSPGTKQLPRFCDAAAAPATSSLAKTTEVKSSTPTGQKRNLHVATPAKELERPRSHKFVVESSDSDDGKTIVEAK